From the genome of Rhodohalobacter mucosus, one region includes:
- a CDS encoding 6-bladed beta-propeller: MIRLSTFLIALVLLLASCSGAPDVEIPEEVASLENVTVVTDSFEDVPELNPERVARFGETEDVLIGRIGSSVVDENGRVFLNDTDQKVIHVFNPDGNRIRQLGREGDGPGEFRSLGTLRISNGFLHAMDASPRRISRFTLESLEFHSSISFSEDSAPVEFGFPYTYFARPDSSYLIFFTGPFMRDRDADEMVWESAVLNPDERFEEDAFLTIPANEWLVISGEGFMRAFPAPYGRKSLIAMNSDGTLYHTWSEHLLIKSYSMEGQYQQAIYYPYPKASLDRSDVMSRVKDRSEQDQSHLRNQNMPSTWPAVDALHVDDENRFWVSGVTENSEEWKWMVFGPGGSPLATFTWPRSTAIRHIQDGFIYAYETDEETGLAEIVKYDFDL, translated from the coding sequence ATGATTCGACTCAGTACCTTTTTGATAGCCCTTGTCCTGCTCCTGGCTTCCTGCTCCGGTGCACCCGACGTCGAGATCCCCGAAGAGGTGGCTTCGCTGGAGAATGTTACCGTTGTTACGGATTCGTTTGAAGATGTACCCGAATTGAACCCAGAACGTGTGGCCAGGTTCGGTGAGACAGAAGATGTATTGATCGGGCGTATCGGTTCAAGCGTGGTTGATGAAAATGGCCGGGTATTTTTAAATGATACAGATCAAAAAGTCATTCATGTATTTAACCCTGACGGAAACCGGATAAGACAATTAGGCAGGGAGGGGGATGGCCCCGGAGAGTTTCGTAGTCTGGGTACGCTGCGGATTTCAAACGGTTTTCTGCATGCGATGGATGCGTCTCCAAGGCGGATAAGCCGGTTCACTCTGGAATCGCTTGAATTTCATTCCAGTATCAGCTTTTCGGAAGACAGTGCCCCGGTTGAGTTTGGGTTTCCCTACACCTATTTCGCCCGTCCCGACAGCAGCTACCTCATTTTCTTTACGGGACCCTTTATGCGGGACAGGGATGCCGATGAGATGGTTTGGGAGAGTGCCGTACTAAACCCGGACGAACGGTTTGAAGAGGATGCATTCTTAACCATTCCTGCAAACGAATGGCTTGTAATTTCCGGCGAGGGTTTTATGAGGGCATTTCCGGCCCCTTATGGAAGAAAGTCTCTCATCGCGATGAATTCTGACGGGACACTTTATCACACCTGGTCTGAGCATCTGCTCATTAAATCCTACTCCATGGAAGGACAATATCAACAGGCCATCTATTATCCATATCCGAAGGCCTCATTGGACCGCAGTGATGTAATGAGTAGAGTGAAGGATCGCAGCGAACAGGATCAGTCCCATTTAAGAAATCAAAATATGCCTTCAACCTGGCCGGCCGTTGATGCCTTGCACGTTGACGACGAAAACAGGTTTTGGGTGTCGGGAGTTACGGAAAACAGTGAAGAGTGGAAATGGATGGTATTCGGCCCCGGGGGTTCTCCGCTTGCTACATTCACCTGGCCCCGGTCCACTGCAATCAGGCACATT
- a CDS encoding DUF4062 domain-containing protein: MGSLLPGYEHDIFVSYRHHDNKYDGWVTEFVERLQQELNATLKDRLTIYFDKNPESGLSDNHVVDQSIGNKIKSLIFIPVISQTYCDTSSFAWKQEFKVFKDFADNDRFKRTIRLSNGNFTSRILPVKIHDIDVTDLRLLETELAGTLRSIDFIYRDAGVNRPLRPVDDDIQAGTAQARILYRNQINKLAYAIKEIVQGIKDIDRHLPQAVNPSTLSSPEPSKGAFSSSHPSASKVKVLDQSGPSVYLAWTSSDLKEEREEMAITLKKAGFNVLPSTDCPADDESFKEKVREDMARCSCSLHMLGGEFGRRFEFESEVSFPQFQFLEARKMIESGETDFNCFIWMLPEASAGIKPDQRNFINFIRNNITQNMMFSNSMGPMQLVDDMRVVMKKEEEELFDSKDTEIFFIYNQQDEAEAKIITDHLSTEYPVEIMNILPDGEDKYREISTQQIPKSKLAVVYFKYAADWALPFTKQVWKTVGGASSPTPLFLVGEDDPSSNRARNFKAPKVVSSIVPKEEVPAEVKKVYITVKDMS, from the coding sequence ATGGGGTCACTTCTACCTGGCTACGAACACGATATTTTCGTCAGTTATCGGCATCACGATAACAAATACGACGGGTGGGTTACGGAATTTGTTGAGAGGCTTCAGCAGGAACTGAATGCAACCCTGAAGGACCGGCTGACCATCTATTTTGACAAAAACCCTGAAAGCGGGCTGAGCGACAATCATGTAGTGGACCAGTCCATCGGTAATAAGATCAAATCCCTGATCTTTATTCCGGTCATCTCCCAAACCTACTGTGATACATCATCCTTTGCATGGAAGCAGGAGTTTAAAGTATTCAAGGATTTTGCGGATAATGACCGCTTTAAACGCACCATCCGGCTTTCAAACGGCAATTTCACCTCCCGGATACTTCCCGTTAAAATACACGATATCGATGTTACCGATCTTCGGCTGCTTGAAACGGAGCTCGCGGGAACACTGCGCTCCATTGATTTTATCTACCGTGACGCCGGCGTGAACCGGCCGCTCAGGCCCGTGGATGACGACATTCAGGCGGGAACCGCACAGGCCAGGATTCTCTACAGGAACCAGATCAACAAGCTGGCCTATGCCATCAAAGAGATTGTACAGGGAATCAAGGATATTGACCGGCATCTGCCTCAGGCCGTAAATCCGTCCACACTCTCTTCTCCCGAACCGTCAAAGGGTGCCTTTTCATCCTCTCACCCGTCCGCTTCGAAGGTAAAGGTATTGGATCAGAGCGGGCCCAGCGTCTACCTGGCGTGGACTTCCAGCGACCTGAAGGAGGAGCGCGAAGAGATGGCCATTACGCTGAAAAAGGCTGGATTTAATGTACTGCCATCCACCGATTGTCCGGCCGATGACGAATCCTTTAAGGAGAAGGTTCGGGAAGACATGGCACGCTGTTCTTGTTCGCTTCACATGCTTGGCGGTGAATTCGGCAGGCGCTTCGAATTTGAAAGCGAGGTCTCCTTCCCGCAATTCCAGTTCCTGGAAGCAAGAAAAATGATTGAATCGGGCGAAACGGATTTCAACTGTTTTATCTGGATGCTGCCGGAAGCTTCGGCCGGCATCAAACCTGATCAGCGCAATTTTATCAACTTTATCCGCAACAACATTACCCAGAACATGATGTTCTCCAACAGCATGGGGCCGATGCAGCTGGTCGACGACATGCGCGTGGTGATGAAGAAAGAGGAAGAGGAGCTGTTCGACTCGAAGGATACGGAGATCTTCTTCATCTACAATCAGCAGGATGAGGCGGAAGCTAAAATTATTACCGACCACCTGAGCACGGAATACCCGGTTGAGATTATGAACATCCTGCCAGACGGTGAAGACAAGTACCGGGAGATCAGCACTCAGCAAATACCGAAGAGCAAGCTGGCGGTTGTCTATTTCAAATATGCCGCCGACTGGGCACTGCCGTTTACCAAACAGGTCTGGAAAACCGTGGGCGGTGCTTCTTCTCCCACTCCCCTGTTCCTTGTTGGAGAGGATGATCCGAGCAGCAACAGGGCGCGAAATTTCAAAGCCCCCAAAGTGGTCTCGTCAATTGTTCCAAAAGAAGAAGTACCCGCTGAGGTTAAGAAGGTGTATATCACCGTAAAGGATATGAGTTAG